Proteins co-encoded in one Salvia splendens isolate huo1 chromosome 4, SspV2, whole genome shotgun sequence genomic window:
- the LOC121797675 gene encoding ubinuclein-1-like isoform X3, protein MVRGAESGGPENGPGSKPAPSIEVGGGRVRFRVDLNPGESTIVSWRKLLKEANLSEPEGPGQSGSGQPGEARGGAVSEQLHPPPHAEAPRAKETAENESKESQANRLSNVIERIERMYAGSSDEEDLVLDNMPDDDEYDTDDSFIDDTELDAYFQVDRSATKHDGFFVNRGELERIELSLSMDKQPKKRRRKDLAQGCGSDDGHNQHKVMKMGSKGKKASSSIPRSSTSPVYKEAISNVDMLYSQAVLTKKATDIQVAIDPSRLQNDGAVSQDMYKDRRKPGVNLNPSEKHTSKSKESELQNISTQRANDKTSHKESIVQRKEGSSVRPKNTLEKAFRELEKTVAPFRPPSTDAQDPVNQSQPGKKRLPPEIKLKLSNVAKVAASCYGRIPKDVINRLMSILGHLMQITTLKRNLRAIANMGLSAKQEKDDQILKMKQEIADMVKLEQHAANSDDFQEICPDEREALKHKYSLDDVLENKICVLYDLYVERLEDDSGPPVRKLYEELALLWPSGFMSSDRIKRAIYRAKDRKGLCNFRKDREKIKKKKDSAPKAQDAYNGTLAMNSHEKLLPRDRGSKLASSSAPSAARGPVTTANGPNPGSNPKQEKSNKLISSSNPDHADAKLSSLLPKKKVKQKPSAEVAEAKLRLQKLEISKAEKQHKLDNHLGFV, encoded by the exons ATGGTGAGAGGCGCAGAATCCGGCGGGCCCGAAAATGGGCCCGGTTCGAAACCGGCGCCGTCTATAGAGGTCGGCGGCGGCCGGGTGAGGTTCAGGGTAGACCTGAATCCCGGTGAGTCCACAATTGTCTCGTGGAGAAAGCTTCTCAAGGAGGCCAATTTGAGCGAGCCAGAAGGGCCCGGCCAgtcgggttcgggccaacctGGTGAAGCCCGCGGTGGCGCCGTGTCGGAGCAGCTCCATCCGCCGCCTCATGCGGAGGCTCCTCGTGCGAAGGAAACGGCGGAGAATGAATCGAAGGAGTCGCAGGCGAACCGATTGAGCAACGTGATTGAGAGAATTGAGAGAATGTATGCG GGTAGCAGCGATGAGGAGGATCTCGTTCTTGATAACATGCCTGATGACGATGAGTATGACACCGATGATTCTTTCATTGATGATACTGAGTTG GATGCCTACTTCCAGGTTGATAGGTCTGCTACTAAACATGATGGTTTTTTTGTTAACCGTGGGGAGTTGGAACGCAT TGAACTTTCCTTATCCATGGACAAGCAGCCAAAAAAGAGGAGAAGGAAAGATTTGGCGCAAGGTTGTGGGAGTGATGATGGACATAACCAGCATAAAGTTATGAAAATGGGATCTAAAGGAAAGAAAGCATCATCATCCATTCCAAGAAGCTCAACTAGTCCGGTTTACAAGGAGGCTATATCCAATGTAGATATGCTATATTCTCAAGCTGTTTTGACAAAGAAGGCAACAGATATCCAAGTTGCTATAGATCCTTCAAGATTGCAGAATGATGGTGCTGTAAGCCAGGATATGTATAAGGACCGACGAAAACCAGGAGTTAACCTTAACCCATCAGAGAAGCATACTAGCAAATCCAAAGAGAGTGAACTTCAGAATATCTCAACTCAAAGGGCAAATGATAAAACTTCACAT AAGGAATCTATTGTGCAGAGAAAAGAAGGTTCTAGTGTTAGACCAAAAAATACTCTTGAGAAGGCCTTCAGAGAGTTGGAGAAGACAGTTGCACCAT TTAGACCACCTTCGACGGATGCTCAGGATCCTGTTAATCAATCTCAGCCGGGCAAAAAGAGATTGCCTCCTGAAATAAAGCTGAAGCTTTCAAACGTTGCTAAAGTAGCG GCATCCTGCTATGGACGGATTCCAAAGGATGTGATCAACCGTCTAATGAGCATTCTGGGCCACTTGATGCAGATTACAACACTGAAG AGAAATCTTAGGGCCATAGCTAATATGGGATTATCCGCTAAACAAGAGAAGGATGATCAAATACTGAAGATGAAACAAGAAATTGCTGATATGGTTAAG CTTGAACAGCATGCTGCGAATTCAGATGATTTTCAGGAAATCTGTCCAGATGAGAGAGAAGCTTTGAAACACAAATACAGCTTGGACGATGTGTTGGAAAATAAGATTTGTGTGTTATATGACCTTTATGTTGAG AGACTAGAAGATGATTCAGGTCCTCCAGTCAGAAAGCTATATGAAGAG CTTGCTTTGTTATGGCCCAGTGGCTTCATGAGCAGTGATAGAATTAAACGTGCTATATACAGAGCTAAAGACAGGAAAGGACTTTGCAACTTCCGGAAG GATCGagagaaaatcaagaagaaaaaggattcaGCGCCGAAAGCACAGGATGCCTATAATGGTACACTGGCAATGAATTCTCACGAGAAATTATTGCCTCGCGATCGTGGTTCTAAGTTGGCAAGCAGTTCAGCTCCCAGTGCTGCTCGTGGGCCTGTTACCACCGCAAATGGCCCCAATCCCGGCAGCAACCCGAAGCAGG
- the LOC121797675 gene encoding ubinuclein-1-like isoform X2, translated as MVRGAESGGPENGPGSKPAPSIEVGGGRVRFRVDLNPGESTIVSWRKLLKEANLSEPEGPGQSGSGQPGEARGGAVSEQLHPPPHAEAPRAKETAENESKESQANRLSNVIERIERMYAGSSDEEDLVLDNMPDDDEYDTDDSFIDDTELDAYFQVDRSATKHDGFFVNRGELERIELSLSMDKQPKKRRRKDLAQGCGSDDGHNQHKVMKMGSKGKKASSSIPRSSTSPVYKEAISNVDMLYSQAVLTKKATDIQVAIDPSRLQNDGAVSQDMYKDRRKPGVNLNPSEKHTSKSKESELQNISTQRANDKTSHRKEGSSVRPKNTLEKAFRELEKTVAPFRPPSTDAQDPVNQSQPGKKRLPPEIKLKLSNVAKVAASCYGRIPKDVINRLMSILGHLMQITTLKRNLRAIANMGLSAKQEKDDQILKMKQEIADMVKVRTARMKSKLEQHAANSDDFQEICPDEREALKHKYSLDDVLENKICVLYDLYVERLEDDSGPPVRKLYEELALLWPSGFMSSDRIKRAIYRAKDRKGLCNFRKDREKIKKKKDSAPKAQDAYNGTLAMNSHEKLLPRDRGSKLASSSAPSAARGPVTTANGPNPGSNPKQEKSNKLISSSNPDHADAKLSSLLPKKKVKQKPSAEVAEAKLRLQKLEISKAEKQHKLDNHLGFV; from the exons ATGGTGAGAGGCGCAGAATCCGGCGGGCCCGAAAATGGGCCCGGTTCGAAACCGGCGCCGTCTATAGAGGTCGGCGGCGGCCGGGTGAGGTTCAGGGTAGACCTGAATCCCGGTGAGTCCACAATTGTCTCGTGGAGAAAGCTTCTCAAGGAGGCCAATTTGAGCGAGCCAGAAGGGCCCGGCCAgtcgggttcgggccaacctGGTGAAGCCCGCGGTGGCGCCGTGTCGGAGCAGCTCCATCCGCCGCCTCATGCGGAGGCTCCTCGTGCGAAGGAAACGGCGGAGAATGAATCGAAGGAGTCGCAGGCGAACCGATTGAGCAACGTGATTGAGAGAATTGAGAGAATGTATGCG GGTAGCAGCGATGAGGAGGATCTCGTTCTTGATAACATGCCTGATGACGATGAGTATGACACCGATGATTCTTTCATTGATGATACTGAGTTG GATGCCTACTTCCAGGTTGATAGGTCTGCTACTAAACATGATGGTTTTTTTGTTAACCGTGGGGAGTTGGAACGCAT TGAACTTTCCTTATCCATGGACAAGCAGCCAAAAAAGAGGAGAAGGAAAGATTTGGCGCAAGGTTGTGGGAGTGATGATGGACATAACCAGCATAAAGTTATGAAAATGGGATCTAAAGGAAAGAAAGCATCATCATCCATTCCAAGAAGCTCAACTAGTCCGGTTTACAAGGAGGCTATATCCAATGTAGATATGCTATATTCTCAAGCTGTTTTGACAAAGAAGGCAACAGATATCCAAGTTGCTATAGATCCTTCAAGATTGCAGAATGATGGTGCTGTAAGCCAGGATATGTATAAGGACCGACGAAAACCAGGAGTTAACCTTAACCCATCAGAGAAGCATACTAGCAAATCCAAAGAGAGTGAACTTCAGAATATCTCAACTCAAAGGGCAAATGATAAAACTTCACAT AGAAAAGAAGGTTCTAGTGTTAGACCAAAAAATACTCTTGAGAAGGCCTTCAGAGAGTTGGAGAAGACAGTTGCACCAT TTAGACCACCTTCGACGGATGCTCAGGATCCTGTTAATCAATCTCAGCCGGGCAAAAAGAGATTGCCTCCTGAAATAAAGCTGAAGCTTTCAAACGTTGCTAAAGTAGCG GCATCCTGCTATGGACGGATTCCAAAGGATGTGATCAACCGTCTAATGAGCATTCTGGGCCACTTGATGCAGATTACAACACTGAAG AGAAATCTTAGGGCCATAGCTAATATGGGATTATCCGCTAAACAAGAGAAGGATGATCAAATACTGAAGATGAAACAAGAAATTGCTGATATGGTTAAGGTGCGGACTGCGCGCATGAAATCAAAA CTTGAACAGCATGCTGCGAATTCAGATGATTTTCAGGAAATCTGTCCAGATGAGAGAGAAGCTTTGAAACACAAATACAGCTTGGACGATGTGTTGGAAAATAAGATTTGTGTGTTATATGACCTTTATGTTGAG AGACTAGAAGATGATTCAGGTCCTCCAGTCAGAAAGCTATATGAAGAG CTTGCTTTGTTATGGCCCAGTGGCTTCATGAGCAGTGATAGAATTAAACGTGCTATATACAGAGCTAAAGACAGGAAAGGACTTTGCAACTTCCGGAAG GATCGagagaaaatcaagaagaaaaaggattcaGCGCCGAAAGCACAGGATGCCTATAATGGTACACTGGCAATGAATTCTCACGAGAAATTATTGCCTCGCGATCGTGGTTCTAAGTTGGCAAGCAGTTCAGCTCCCAGTGCTGCTCGTGGGCCTGTTACCACCGCAAATGGCCCCAATCCCGGCAGCAACCCGAAGCAGG
- the LOC121797675 gene encoding ubinuclein-1-like isoform X1 — translation MVRGAESGGPENGPGSKPAPSIEVGGGRVRFRVDLNPGESTIVSWRKLLKEANLSEPEGPGQSGSGQPGEARGGAVSEQLHPPPHAEAPRAKETAENESKESQANRLSNVIERIERMYAGSSDEEDLVLDNMPDDDEYDTDDSFIDDTELDAYFQVDRSATKHDGFFVNRGELERIELSLSMDKQPKKRRRKDLAQGCGSDDGHNQHKVMKMGSKGKKASSSIPRSSTSPVYKEAISNVDMLYSQAVLTKKATDIQVAIDPSRLQNDGAVSQDMYKDRRKPGVNLNPSEKHTSKSKESELQNISTQRANDKTSHKESIVQRKEGSSVRPKNTLEKAFRELEKTVAPFRPPSTDAQDPVNQSQPGKKRLPPEIKLKLSNVAKVAASCYGRIPKDVINRLMSILGHLMQITTLKRNLRAIANMGLSAKQEKDDQILKMKQEIADMVKVRTARMKSKLEQHAANSDDFQEICPDEREALKHKYSLDDVLENKICVLYDLYVERLEDDSGPPVRKLYEELALLWPSGFMSSDRIKRAIYRAKDRKGLCNFRKDREKIKKKKDSAPKAQDAYNGTLAMNSHEKLLPRDRGSKLASSSAPSAARGPVTTANGPNPGSNPKQEKSNKLISSSNPDHADAKLSSLLPKKKVKQKPSAEVAEAKLRLQKLEISKAEKQHKLDNHLGFV, via the exons ATGGTGAGAGGCGCAGAATCCGGCGGGCCCGAAAATGGGCCCGGTTCGAAACCGGCGCCGTCTATAGAGGTCGGCGGCGGCCGGGTGAGGTTCAGGGTAGACCTGAATCCCGGTGAGTCCACAATTGTCTCGTGGAGAAAGCTTCTCAAGGAGGCCAATTTGAGCGAGCCAGAAGGGCCCGGCCAgtcgggttcgggccaacctGGTGAAGCCCGCGGTGGCGCCGTGTCGGAGCAGCTCCATCCGCCGCCTCATGCGGAGGCTCCTCGTGCGAAGGAAACGGCGGAGAATGAATCGAAGGAGTCGCAGGCGAACCGATTGAGCAACGTGATTGAGAGAATTGAGAGAATGTATGCG GGTAGCAGCGATGAGGAGGATCTCGTTCTTGATAACATGCCTGATGACGATGAGTATGACACCGATGATTCTTTCATTGATGATACTGAGTTG GATGCCTACTTCCAGGTTGATAGGTCTGCTACTAAACATGATGGTTTTTTTGTTAACCGTGGGGAGTTGGAACGCAT TGAACTTTCCTTATCCATGGACAAGCAGCCAAAAAAGAGGAGAAGGAAAGATTTGGCGCAAGGTTGTGGGAGTGATGATGGACATAACCAGCATAAAGTTATGAAAATGGGATCTAAAGGAAAGAAAGCATCATCATCCATTCCAAGAAGCTCAACTAGTCCGGTTTACAAGGAGGCTATATCCAATGTAGATATGCTATATTCTCAAGCTGTTTTGACAAAGAAGGCAACAGATATCCAAGTTGCTATAGATCCTTCAAGATTGCAGAATGATGGTGCTGTAAGCCAGGATATGTATAAGGACCGACGAAAACCAGGAGTTAACCTTAACCCATCAGAGAAGCATACTAGCAAATCCAAAGAGAGTGAACTTCAGAATATCTCAACTCAAAGGGCAAATGATAAAACTTCACAT AAGGAATCTATTGTGCAGAGAAAAGAAGGTTCTAGTGTTAGACCAAAAAATACTCTTGAGAAGGCCTTCAGAGAGTTGGAGAAGACAGTTGCACCAT TTAGACCACCTTCGACGGATGCTCAGGATCCTGTTAATCAATCTCAGCCGGGCAAAAAGAGATTGCCTCCTGAAATAAAGCTGAAGCTTTCAAACGTTGCTAAAGTAGCG GCATCCTGCTATGGACGGATTCCAAAGGATGTGATCAACCGTCTAATGAGCATTCTGGGCCACTTGATGCAGATTACAACACTGAAG AGAAATCTTAGGGCCATAGCTAATATGGGATTATCCGCTAAACAAGAGAAGGATGATCAAATACTGAAGATGAAACAAGAAATTGCTGATATGGTTAAGGTGCGGACTGCGCGCATGAAATCAAAA CTTGAACAGCATGCTGCGAATTCAGATGATTTTCAGGAAATCTGTCCAGATGAGAGAGAAGCTTTGAAACACAAATACAGCTTGGACGATGTGTTGGAAAATAAGATTTGTGTGTTATATGACCTTTATGTTGAG AGACTAGAAGATGATTCAGGTCCTCCAGTCAGAAAGCTATATGAAGAG CTTGCTTTGTTATGGCCCAGTGGCTTCATGAGCAGTGATAGAATTAAACGTGCTATATACAGAGCTAAAGACAGGAAAGGACTTTGCAACTTCCGGAAG GATCGagagaaaatcaagaagaaaaaggattcaGCGCCGAAAGCACAGGATGCCTATAATGGTACACTGGCAATGAATTCTCACGAGAAATTATTGCCTCGCGATCGTGGTTCTAAGTTGGCAAGCAGTTCAGCTCCCAGTGCTGCTCGTGGGCCTGTTACCACCGCAAATGGCCCCAATCCCGGCAGCAACCCGAAGCAGG
- the LOC121801357 gene encoding protein KRTCAP2 homolog — MAAAGSSMLYSLFLFVATLSLQEMFRAKLASSELFTILGGFTSSIVFLTLLTFIGNYQETIGVRTGWGAVIIAEAVALIAASSVHRVCITTCFLFSAGLLYEVNKLSGMTDIKAKRV; from the exons ATGGCAGCAGCTGGGAGTTCAATGCTGTATTCTCTATTTCTGTTTGTTGCCACACTTTCTCTGCAAGAAATGTTTAGAGCAAAGTTAGCTTCTTCAGAGTTGTTTACTATTCTTGGAGGATTCACAAGTTCTATTGTATTCCTCACACTCCTCACG TTCATTGGAAATTATCAGGAGACAATTGGTGTCAGAACAGGGTGGGGAGCTG TTATCATTGCAGAAGCTGTGGCCCTAATAGCTGCTAGTTCTGTTCATCGAGTTTGTATCACAACTTG CTTTCTGTTTTCTGCTGGACTTTTATACGAGGTCAACAAACTCTCGGGAATGACTGACATTAAAGCTAAAAGGGTTTGA